In Emys orbicularis isolate rEmyOrb1 chromosome 12, rEmyOrb1.hap1, whole genome shotgun sequence, one genomic interval encodes:
- the LOC135886222 gene encoding olfactory receptor 6F1-like, with the protein MDYVPGTFMANQTRVHEFILLGFPGSQYLQTFLFVMFSMMGNMAIIILVRTCCHLQTPMNFFLCNLSFLEIWYTTACVPKTLAIFLGTSRIISFTGCITQMYFILSFGCTECFLLSVMAYDRYLAICYPLRYSFIMNSTLSAWMALCCWVSGFLAICVPAYLITRLSFCSPNVINHFYCDLDSWIVLSCTDKHLLQLVAFITSFIVLLGTCIITLISYIYIISTILRIPSAQGRQKAFSTCSAHLTLVIIWYGSTIFLYVKPSVQNTLDQNKIVNTLNTIVILLLNSFIYTLRNKEVKKALEKALTGM; encoded by the coding sequence ATGGACTACGTGCCTGGAACATTTATGGCAAACCAAACCAGAGTGCATGAGTTTATCCTCTTGGGCTTCCCTGGTAGTCAGTATTTGCAGACCTTCCTCTTTGTGATGTTTTCCATGATGGGAAACATGGCCATCATAATCCTAGTGAGAACATGCTGCCACCTGCAAACTCCCATGAATTTCTTCCTCTGCAACCTCTCCTTCCTGGAGATATGGTACACCACAGCCTGTGTTCCCAAGACACTTGCAATCTTCCTGGGGACAAGCAGAATCATCTCCTTTACTGGCTGCATCACACAGATGTACTTCATTCTATCCTTTGGCTGCACAGAATGTTTCCTCTTATCTGTCATGGCCTATGACCGCTATCTGGCCATTTGCTACCCATTGCGCTATAGCTTCATCATGAACAGCACCTTGTCTGCTTGGATGGCCCTCTGCTGTTGGGTGTCTGGTTTCCTAGCTATTTGTGTGCCGGCATATCTCATAACCAGATTGTCCTTCTGCAGCCCCAATGTGATCAATCATTTCTATTGTGACCTAGATTCTTGGATAGTTCTCTCCTGCACAGACAAACACCTCCTTCAACTGGTGGCTTTCATCACCTCCTTCATTGTCCTCCTGGGCACCTGTATCATAACCCTGATCTCCTACATTTATATCATCTCCACAATACTGAGAATACCATCAGCACAAGGACGGCAAAAGGCCTTTTCGACTTGCTCTGCTCATCTCACTCTTGTGATTATCTGGTACGGCTCCACCATTTTCCTGTATGTCAAGCCTTCTGTACAGAACACCCTGGATCAAAACAAAATAGTCAACACCTTAAACACAATTGTAATTCTGTTGTTAAACTCTTTCATTTACACTCTACGAAACAAAGAGGTGAAGAAAGCCTTGGAAAAGGCACTCACTGGGATGTAA